In Salinibacterium sp. ZJ70, one DNA window encodes the following:
- a CDS encoding efflux RND transporter permease subunit, whose amino-acid sequence MSQLSVFSLRNRALIALLTVVVAIFGGYALTALKIELFPSLTLPNVTVVTTYPGASPDVVEESVSTPIETALQGIEGLEETSATSSAGVSTVQASFVYGTDLTRAEQKVELAVGRISSQLPASVDPLVVTFSLNDFPIVQLAVTSDLEPAELANRLETLAVPELEQVDGVSSAAIYGATGQRITITPDAALLAENELTTQAIRDALDANGTLFAAGQIDEDGKTLTVQAGTRIASTEELGALPLPGSALTIADVATVEITDNPITGISRVNGEPSLTLAITKTPAGNTVEVSHGVTEKLPELEAALGGNTTFSVVFDQAPFVEHSIEALATEGLLGLAFAVIVIFLFLFSVRSTLVAAISIPVSVLITFVAMLATGYSLNVLTLGAITIAIGRVVDDSIVVIENIKRHLGLGAPKTQAVLVGVREVAAAITASTVTTAAVFLPIALVGGLTGELFRPFALTVTIALASSLLVALTIVPVLAYWFLKAKPHHAHNAADADAPDPDDLEAELSKPDRLQKSYLPVIRWTVAHPAITLLSALVVLGITLALVPLVPTNFVGDSGQNTLSVRQTLPAGASLTARDEAAANLEAALAEVDDVETVQATIGSAGGLSIALGSLFGGAEASTFSITTKEGADQERIRADVQDVIDEFGDTAGEITVSSGGAGFSSDIAIEITAPDEQTLREATDEIVTAMKDLDVTQQVESNLSATQPYLAIQVDRAKAAAAGLSEAAVGGIVAESMLPVPVGSVEFDGDSLSIYIANTAKPLTVQELRDFVLFPTPAGGLRVSDVATVEEVDGPASISTQRGIRTATVSITPSTADVGTASAAVLAELDSLELPGGVSATIGGVTSDQEDAFTQLGIALLAAILIVYTVMVATFRSLRQPLLLLVSVPFAATGAILLQLASGIPLGVASLIGLLMLIGIVVTNAIVLIDLVNQYRERGLDVNEALVHGASRRLRPILMTALATIFALVPMGLGLTGQGGFISQPLAIVVIGGLISSTVLTLVVLPSLYALVEGAKERREAKREAKAEPEAIPAV is encoded by the coding sequence GTGTCTCAGCTTTCCGTGTTCAGCCTGCGCAATCGCGCTCTCATCGCGCTGCTCACCGTCGTCGTCGCGATCTTCGGCGGCTACGCGCTCACCGCCCTGAAGATCGAGCTGTTCCCTTCGCTGACGCTCCCCAACGTCACGGTGGTGACGACGTATCCGGGCGCGAGCCCCGACGTCGTCGAGGAGTCGGTGTCGACCCCCATCGAGACCGCGCTTCAGGGCATCGAGGGCCTCGAAGAGACCTCGGCCACCTCGTCGGCCGGCGTCTCCACGGTGCAGGCGTCGTTCGTCTACGGAACCGACCTCACGCGCGCTGAGCAGAAGGTCGAGCTCGCGGTCGGACGCATCTCGTCGCAGCTGCCCGCGTCGGTCGACCCGCTGGTCGTCACGTTCTCGCTCAACGACTTCCCGATCGTGCAGCTCGCCGTCACGAGCGACCTCGAGCCCGCCGAGCTCGCGAACCGCCTCGAGACCCTCGCCGTGCCCGAGCTCGAGCAGGTCGATGGTGTCAGCTCCGCCGCCATCTACGGCGCCACCGGTCAGCGCATCACGATCACCCCGGACGCGGCGCTGCTCGCCGAGAACGAGCTCACCACCCAGGCCATCCGCGACGCGCTCGACGCGAACGGCACGCTGTTCGCCGCGGGCCAGATCGACGAGGACGGCAAGACCCTCACCGTGCAGGCGGGAACGCGCATCGCCTCGACCGAAGAGCTCGGCGCGCTGCCGCTGCCCGGCTCGGCACTCACGATCGCCGATGTGGCGACGGTGGAGATCACCGACAACCCCATCACGGGCATCTCGCGCGTCAACGGCGAGCCCTCGCTCACGCTCGCGATCACCAAGACCCCCGCGGGCAACACCGTCGAGGTGTCGCACGGCGTGACCGAGAAGCTCCCCGAGCTCGAGGCGGCGCTCGGCGGCAACACGACGTTCTCGGTCGTGTTCGACCAGGCGCCGTTCGTCGAGCACTCGATCGAGGCGCTGGCGACCGAGGGTCTGCTCGGTCTCGCCTTCGCCGTGATCGTGATCTTCCTGTTCCTCTTCTCGGTGCGTTCGACGCTCGTCGCCGCGATCTCGATCCCCGTGTCGGTGCTCATCACCTTCGTCGCGATGCTCGCCACCGGCTACTCGCTGAACGTGCTGACGCTCGGCGCGATCACGATCGCCATCGGACGCGTCGTCGACGACTCGATCGTCGTCATCGAGAACATCAAGCGCCATCTCGGCCTCGGAGCACCCAAGACCCAGGCGGTGCTCGTGGGCGTTCGCGAGGTCGCCGCCGCGATCACCGCGTCGACCGTCACGACGGCCGCCGTGTTCCTGCCGATCGCGCTTGTGGGCGGTCTCACGGGCGAGCTCTTCCGCCCGTTCGCGCTCACGGTCACGATCGCGCTCGCGTCGTCGCTGCTCGTCGCGCTCACGATCGTCCCGGTGCTCGCCTACTGGTTCCTCAAGGCCAAGCCCCACCACGCGCACAACGCGGCGGATGCCGACGCCCCGGACCCCGACGACCTCGAGGCCGAGCTCTCCAAGCCCGACCGCCTGCAGAAGTCGTACCTGCCCGTCATCCGCTGGACGGTCGCGCACCCCGCGATCACGCTGCTCTCGGCGCTCGTCGTGCTCGGCATCACGCTCGCGCTCGTGCCGCTCGTACCCACCAACTTCGTGGGCGATTCCGGCCAGAACACGCTCTCGGTGCGCCAGACGCTGCCCGCAGGCGCGAGCCTCACGGCGCGTGACGAGGCCGCCGCGAACCTCGAAGCGGCGCTCGCCGAGGTCGACGACGTCGAGACCGTGCAGGCCACGATCGGCTCGGCCGGCGGACTCAGCATCGCCCTCGGTTCCCTCTTCGGCGGTGCGGAGGCGAGCACGTTCTCCATCACCACCAAGGAGGGTGCCGATCAGGAGCGCATCCGCGCCGACGTCCAGGACGTGATCGACGAATTCGGCGACACCGCGGGCGAGATCACGGTCTCGTCGGGCGGCGCCGGCTTCTCGAGCGACATCGCGATCGAGATCACCGCGCCCGACGAGCAGACTCTGCGCGAGGCGACGGACGAGATCGTCACCGCGATGAAGGATCTCGACGTCACCCAGCAGGTCGAGTCGAACCTCTCGGCCACGCAGCCCTACCTCGCCATCCAGGTGGACCGCGCGAAGGCGGCTGCCGCAGGCCTCTCCGAGGCGGCCGTCGGCGGCATCGTCGCCGAGTCGATGCTCCCGGTGCCTGTCGGCTCGGTGGAGTTCGACGGCGACAGTCTCTCGATCTACATCGCGAACACCGCGAAGCCGCTCACGGTGCAGGAGCTGCGCGACTTCGTGCTGTTCCCGACGCCCGCGGGCGGCCTGCGTGTGAGCGATGTCGCGACGGTCGAGGAGGTCGACGGTCCCGCCTCGATCTCGACGCAGCGCGGCATCCGCACGGCGACCGTCTCGATCACTCCGTCGACCGCCGATGTCGGCACGGCCTCCGCGGCCGTGCTCGCCGAGCTCGACTCGCTCGAGCTGCCGGGCGGCGTCTCGGCGACGATCGGCGGAGTCACGAGCGACCAGGAGGACGCCTTCACGCAGCTCGGCATCGCGCTGCTCGCGGCCATCCTCATCGTCTACACGGTCATGGTGGCGACGTTCCGCAGCCTCCGCCAGCCGCTGCTGCTGCTCGTCTCGGTGCCGTTCGCGGCGACGGGCGCGATCCTGCTGCAGCTCGCCTCCGGCATCCCGCTGGGCGTCGCGTCGCTCATCGGCCTGCTCATGCTCATCGGCATCGTGGTGACGAACGCGATCGTGCTCATCGACCTCGTCAACCAGTATCGCGAGCGCGGGCTGGACGTGAACGAGGCGCTCGTGCACGGTGCGAGCCGACGACTCCGCCCGATCCTCATGACGGCGCTCGCGACCATCTTCGCGCTCGTGCCGATGGGACTCGGCCTCACCGGTCAGGGCGGGTTCATCTCACAGCCGCTCGCGATCGTCGTGATCGGCGGACTCATCTCCTCGACCGTGCTGACGCTCGTCGTGCTGCCGTCGCTCTACGCACTCGTCGAGGGTGCCAAGGAGCGCCGCGAGGCGAAGCGTGAGGCGAAGGCGGAGCCCGAGGCCATCCCGGCCGTCTGA
- a CDS encoding alpha/beta hydrolase, which translates to MRPHTARASIAAGLVTVIVALASGCTQTGSESTRVDGAVVSSNPELATDPGIRVVGDIEYTASEGQSQLLDACLPPDFDPATDPPRAAIIVVHGGSWARGSKNDIAWRAVCQWLARSGYPAFGVDYRLAPEHPFPAAIDDLTAAVEWLRDPAQQRRFGVDPTRIGAFGGSAGGNLVALLGTRGSGPVTDGARVASVVELSAPIDLTGFAATEDFVPVQLAYLGCTEESPCPAAVVASPTAWVDRSDPPFMVVHSTEERIPLAQAERFVSTLRLAGVETTFVTVRGRMHSLAMIDADLKKRILDFYEVTLGLRQLPQQPANSDADAGPTEGPDVGTGD; encoded by the coding sequence ATGCGCCCGCACACCGCCCGCGCGTCGATCGCCGCCGGACTCGTCACGGTCATCGTCGCGCTCGCGAGCGGGTGCACGCAGACGGGTTCGGAGTCCACGCGCGTCGACGGCGCGGTGGTCTCATCGAACCCGGAACTCGCCACGGATCCGGGCATCCGCGTCGTCGGCGACATCGAGTACACCGCGTCGGAGGGCCAGTCGCAGCTGCTCGACGCGTGCCTTCCGCCCGACTTCGATCCCGCGACGGACCCGCCCCGCGCGGCGATCATCGTCGTGCACGGCGGCAGCTGGGCGCGCGGCTCGAAGAACGACATCGCGTGGCGTGCGGTGTGCCAGTGGCTCGCGCGCTCCGGTTACCCGGCTTTCGGCGTCGACTACCGGCTCGCACCCGAGCATCCCTTCCCCGCCGCCATCGACGACCTGACGGCAGCCGTCGAGTGGCTGCGCGACCCCGCCCAGCAGCGGAGGTTCGGGGTCGATCCGACGCGCATCGGCGCGTTCGGCGGCTCCGCGGGGGGCAACCTCGTCGCGCTTCTCGGCACGCGCGGCTCCGGGCCCGTCACCGACGGTGCGCGCGTGGCTTCCGTCGTCGAGCTCTCTGCGCCCATCGACCTCACGGGCTTCGCGGCGACCGAGGACTTCGTGCCGGTGCAGCTCGCCTATCTCGGCTGCACGGAGGAGTCGCCGTGCCCCGCGGCCGTCGTCGCATCGCCGACGGCGTGGGTGGATCGCAGCGATCCGCCGTTCATGGTGGTGCACTCGACCGAGGAGCGGATCCCGCTCGCGCAGGCAGAGCGCTTCGTCTCGACCCTGCGGCTCGCGGGGGTGGAGACCACGTTCGTGACCGTCCGCGGCCGGATGCACTCGCTCGCGATGATCGACGCCGACCTGAAGAAGCGCATCCTCGACTTCTACGAGGTGACGCTCGGACTCCGCCAGCTGCCGCAGCAGCCCGCGAACTCGGATGCCGACGCCGGACCCACGGAGGGTCCGGACGTCGGCACCGGCGACTGA
- a CDS encoding DEAD/DEAH box helicase: MPYNSSRAPQGAPKKSAHKKGGPSPKHRGYNAEAAASAGKKPRWSSEQRVANGHGSERPRGPRSEAPEGRPNWEPRGKDARASVERAPAARKRDNGYGDRPARSYDNDRPRRDFTDRPQRSFDGDRAPRRDDRAQGDRPQRSYGDRPQRSFDGDRAPRRDFNDRPQRSFTDRPQRSFDGDRAPRRDDRAQGDRPQRSFNDRPARSYDDRAPRRDFNDRPQRSFTDRPQRSFDGDRAPRRDDRAQGDRPQRSFNDRPARSYDDRAPRRDFGDRPQRSFDGDRPRRDFSDRAPRRDFGDRAPRRDFSDRAPSRDFGDRENRAPRPQVEDVVLERLEAQSTVAADVEGTTFGDLGLGDNIVRALAELGAAAPFAIQAATIPDVLSGGDVLGRGRTGSGKTIAFGAPLVERLLQMQAGDSKRREFGRAPRALILAPTRELALQIDRTVQPIARSVGLFTTQIYGGVPYARQLGALERGVDIIIGTPGRIQDLSANGRLDLSQVVITVLDEADHMCELGFAEPVTEILDRTAAGSQRLLFSATLDKGVADIVNRYLKDPAVHEVAGEDQASSTIEHRVLLLDQRDKQEVLIELASGPGKKLVFARTRAFAEQLADLLDEAGIRAESIHGDLNQSRRQRALEKFASGRVTALVATDVAARGIHVDDVGLVIQADAPDEYKAYLHRAGRTGRAGKEGLVVTLVPRNRRRRTEELLSRADIVAEWTEVQPGDELIQQLSERQAPSAE; encoded by the coding sequence ATGCCTTACAACAGTTCTCGTGCGCCCCAGGGCGCCCCGAAGAAGTCCGCCCACAAGAAGGGCGGCCCCAGCCCCAAGCACCGCGGCTACAACGCCGAGGCCGCTGCCAGCGCCGGCAAGAAGCCGCGCTGGTCGAGCGAGCAGCGCGTGGCCAATGGTCACGGCTCCGAGCGCCCCCGCGGCCCGCGCAGCGAGGCCCCCGAGGGTCGTCCCAACTGGGAGCCCCGCGGCAAGGACGCCCGTGCGTCGGTCGAGCGCGCCCCCGCGGCCCGCAAGCGCGACAACGGCTACGGCGACCGCCCCGCGCGTTCGTACGACAACGACCGTCCCCGTCGCGACTTCACCGACCGCCCGCAGCGTTCGTTCGATGGTGACCGCGCGCCGCGTCGTGATGACCGTGCCCAGGGTGACCGTCCGCAGCGTTCGTACGGTGACCGTCCGCAGCGTTCGTTCGATGGTGACCGCGCGCCGCGTCGTGACTTCAACGACCGCCCGCAGCGTTCGTTCACCGACCGTCCGCAGCGTTCGTTCGATGGTGACCGTGCGCCGCGTCGGGATGACCGTGCCCAGGGTGACCGTCCGCAGCGTTCGTTCAACGACCGCCCGGCTCGCTCCTACGACGACCGCGCGCCGCGTCGTGACTTCAACGACCGCCCGCAGCGTTCGTTCACCGACCGTCCGCAGCGTTCATTCGATGGTGACCGTGCGCCGCGTCGGGATGACCGTGCCCAGGGTGACCGTCCGCAGCGTTCGTTCAACGACCGCCCGGCTCGCTCCTACGACGACCGCGCACCGCGTCGTGACTTCGGCGACCGCCCCCAGCGTTCGTTCGATGGCGACCGTCCCCGTCGTGACTTCAGCGACCGCGCACCCCGTCGCGACTTCGGCGACCGCGCACCCCGTCGCGACTTCAGCGACCGCGCACCCAGCCGTGACTTCGGCGACCGCGAGAACCGCGCCCCCCGCCCCCAGGTGGAGGACGTCGTTCTCGAGCGTCTCGAAGCGCAGTCGACCGTCGCGGCCGATGTCGAAGGCACCACCTTCGGCGACCTGGGCCTCGGCGACAACATCGTGCGCGCCCTCGCCGAGCTCGGCGCTGCCGCACCGTTCGCCATCCAGGCGGCGACCATCCCCGACGTGCTCTCGGGTGGCGACGTGCTCGGCCGTGGCCGCACCGGCTCCGGCAAGACCATCGCCTTCGGTGCGCCGCTCGTCGAGCGCCTCCTGCAGATGCAGGCGGGCGACAGCAAGCGCCGCGAGTTCGGCCGCGCCCCGCGTGCGCTGATCCTCGCCCCCACGCGTGAGCTCGCGCTGCAGATCGACCGCACCGTGCAGCCGATCGCCCGCAGCGTCGGACTCTTCACCACGCAGATCTACGGCGGCGTGCCCTACGCCCGCCAGCTGGGCGCACTCGAGCGCGGTGTCGACATCATCATCGGCACCCCCGGCCGCATCCAGGACCTCTCGGCGAACGGCCGACTCGACCTCTCCCAGGTCGTCATCACCGTTCTCGACGAGGCCGACCACATGTGCGAGCTGGGCTTCGCCGAGCCCGTCACCGAGATCCTCGACCGCACCGCGGCCGGCAGCCAGCGTCTGCTGTTCTCGGCGACCCTCGACAAGGGCGTCGCCGACATCGTCAACCGCTACCTCAAGGACCCCGCGGTCCACGAGGTCGCCGGTGAGGACCAGGCCAGCTCCACGATCGAGCACCGCGTGCTGCTGCTCGACCAGCGGGACAAGCAGGAGGTGCTCATCGAGCTCGCCTCCGGCCCCGGCAAGAAGCTCGTCTTCGCGCGCACCCGTGCGTTCGCGGAGCAGCTCGCCGACCTGCTCGACGAGGCCGGCATCCGTGCCGAGTCGATCCACGGCGACCTCAACCAGTCGCGCCGTCAGCGTGCGCTGGAGAAGTTCGCCAGCGGACGCGTCACGGCGCTCGTCGCGACCGACGTCGCCGCGCGCGGCATCCACGTCGACGACGTGGGCCTCGTCATCCAGGCGGATGCGCCGGACGAGTACAAGGCGTACCTGCACCGCGCCGGCCGTACGGGCCGTGCCGGAAAGGAAGGCCTCGTCGTCACCCTCGTGCCGCGCAACCGTCGTCGTCGCACGGAGGAGCTCCTCTCGCGCGCCGACATCGTGGCCGAGTGGACTGAGGTGCAGCCCGGTGACGAGCTCATCCAGCAGCTCTCCGAGCGTCAGGCTCCGTCCGCCGAGTAA
- a CDS encoding ABC transporter ATP-binding protein has product MAADERLESGTDPAVPLVELRDVTRSFPGPPEVQALKGVNLKIRAGDYLSIVGPSGSGKSTMLNILGLLDRPSVGEYRISGALTSALTDDERAAVRARFLGFVFQSFHLMPHRTVLDNVLMPMLYSGVPRAERVDRARTALEKVGLGHRISFLPSHLSGGERQRVAVARAVVSSPRLLLADEPTGNLDARTSGDVMELFEELNADGLAVVIITHDREVAERARRRVRIADGRLRELA; this is encoded by the coding sequence CTGGCTGCGGACGAGCGGCTCGAGTCCGGCACGGATCCGGCAGTGCCGCTCGTCGAGCTCCGTGATGTGACGCGATCCTTCCCCGGTCCACCCGAAGTGCAGGCGCTCAAGGGGGTCAATCTGAAGATCCGCGCGGGCGATTACCTGTCGATCGTGGGGCCGAGCGGTTCGGGCAAATCCACGATGCTCAACATCCTGGGGCTGCTCGATCGCCCGAGCGTGGGCGAGTACCGCATCTCGGGTGCGCTCACGTCGGCGCTCACGGATGACGAGCGCGCGGCCGTGCGGGCCCGATTCCTGGGCTTCGTCTTCCAGTCGTTCCATCTCATGCCGCACCGCACCGTGCTCGACAACGTGCTCATGCCGATGCTCTACAGCGGCGTTCCTCGTGCCGAGCGCGTGGATCGGGCGCGCACAGCGCTCGAGAAGGTGGGCCTCGGCCACCGCATCTCGTTCCTGCCGTCCCACCTCTCCGGTGGTGAGCGGCAGCGCGTGGCTGTGGCGCGCGCCGTCGTCAGCTCCCCGCGGCTTCTGCTCGCGGATGAGCCCACGGGCAACCTCGACGCCCGCACCTCGGGCGACGTCATGGAGCTCTTCGAGGAACTCAACGCCGACGGGCTCGCGGTCGTCATCATCACGCACGATCGGGAGGTCGCCGAGCGTGCCCGCCGCCGGGTCCGCATCGCCGACGGCCGACTGAGGGAGCTCGCATGA
- a CDS encoding ABC transporter permease — MKPRLPRPPRLRLRPRRRAAVDTTAGGLVPRVRHADRFTAIDLVAEATTGIGSRPTRLVMTTIGTVLGIGSLVVTLGFAQTAAGQIARQFDAVSSTQVVVKPAETRTGSGSVAVAALPWDSPARAERLAGVERAGLYAEVPLGENTITAVPVNDPSAPTLSSPPLAAGSGGLLEAVRGSIVTGRFFDEGHDARGDRVAVIGARAAERLGINRIDSQPSIFIGGIAYAVIGIADDMQRLASLRDSVIIPLGAARADFALAAPGEMQVRIMTGAGPQLRDQLGLALSPGAPDTIEVAAPSGKSELGENVQTDVNIVFLVLGAIALLAGGLGIANVTMLSVMERTGEIGLRRALGATRRQIGSQFVVESVVIGLLGGLIGASLGVFAVVGVSLVQQWTPVIDPWMAIGSPVLGAIVGLAAGWFPARRAARIEPVDALRGA, encoded by the coding sequence ATGAAGCCCCGACTGCCGCGCCCCCCGCGGCTGCGGCTGCGCCCGCGGCGCCGTGCGGCCGTCGACACGACGGCGGGTGGGCTCGTCCCGCGTGTGCGGCACGCCGACCGCTTCACCGCCATCGACCTCGTCGCCGAGGCGACGACAGGCATCGGATCCCGGCCCACACGGCTCGTGATGACGACGATCGGCACGGTGCTCGGCATCGGCTCGCTCGTCGTCACGCTCGGCTTCGCGCAGACAGCGGCGGGGCAGATCGCGCGGCAGTTCGACGCCGTCTCCTCGACGCAGGTCGTCGTGAAGCCTGCGGAGACGCGCACGGGCAGCGGCTCGGTCGCGGTCGCGGCGCTCCCGTGGGACTCGCCTGCGCGCGCTGAGCGCCTTGCCGGCGTCGAGCGTGCGGGCCTCTACGCCGAGGTGCCGCTCGGCGAGAACACCATCACGGCCGTCCCCGTCAATGACCCCTCCGCGCCCACGCTCTCCTCGCCGCCGCTCGCCGCAGGCTCAGGCGGACTGCTCGAAGCGGTGCGCGGCAGCATCGTCACGGGGCGGTTCTTCGACGAGGGCCATGACGCCCGCGGCGACCGCGTCGCCGTGATCGGGGCCCGCGCGGCCGAGCGGCTGGGGATCAACCGCATCGACAGCCAGCCGTCGATCTTCATCGGCGGGATCGCGTACGCCGTGATCGGCATCGCCGACGACATGCAGCGGCTTGCGTCGCTGCGTGATTCGGTGATCATCCCGCTCGGCGCCGCACGCGCGGACTTCGCGCTCGCGGCACCCGGCGAGATGCAGGTGCGCATCATGACCGGTGCTGGCCCGCAGCTGCGTGATCAGCTGGGACTCGCGCTCTCGCCCGGCGCACCCGACACGATCGAGGTGGCCGCGCCGTCCGGAAAGTCGGAGCTCGGCGAGAACGTGCAGACTGACGTCAACATCGTCTTCCTCGTGCTCGGCGCCATCGCGCTCCTCGCGGGCGGACTCGGCATCGCGAACGTCACGATGCTCTCGGTCATGGAGCGCACGGGCGAGATCGGTCTGCGGCGGGCGCTCGGTGCCACCAGGCGCCAGATCGGATCGCAGTTCGTGGTCGAATCGGTCGTCATCGGCCTGCTCGGCGGACTCATCGGCGCATCGCTCGGCGTCTTCGCGGTGGTGGGGGTGTCGCTCGTGCAGCAGTGGACGCCCGTGATCGACCCGTGGATGGCGATCGGATCGCCCGTGCTCGGCGCGATCGTCGGGCTCGCGGCAGGCTGGTTCCCTGCGCGCCGCGCGGCCCGCATCGAGCCCGTGGATGCACTGCGCGGCGCGTGA